A DNA window from Acomys russatus chromosome 7, mAcoRus1.1, whole genome shotgun sequence contains the following coding sequences:
- the LOC127191948 gene encoding olfactory receptor 14A2-like: MPNVTAITGFILMGFSDIHEIQTLCGVFFLVMYLATLMSNFLIITLITLNLKLQSPMYFFLKNLSLFDVFLVSVPIPNFFVNSLTHNNSISILGCAVQVFSMATFGSGKVFVLTAMSYDRYVAICNPLHYEVTMSSVTCMLMLGVSWGTGLFFGTMYTIGIFSMPFCGSNVIPQIFCNVPFLLRISCSESHIVIYISLGIGVFLGMSCFLCVMVSYFYIFSTVLKIPTTKGRSKAFATCIPHLTVFSIFIAIAYFVYLKPPSNTASIIDRLFSVLYTVLLPALNPVIYSLRNTNVDSALKSIFIDVMICHNCSLGNL, translated from the exons ATGCCCAATGTCACTGCAATAACTGGATTCATCCTTATGGGGTTCTCTGATATCCACGAGATACAGACTTTATGTGGAGTGTTCTTTCTAGTGATGTACCTGGCAACCCTAATGAGTAACTTCCTCATCATCACGCTCATCACCCTGAATCTGAAGCTCCAGtcacccatgtacttcttcctgaaGAATTTATCCCTTTTTGATGTCTTTCTAGTGTCAGTTCCAATCCCAAATTTCTTTGTCAATAGCTTAACTCACAACAATTCCATTTCCATACTAGGATGTGCAGTTCAGGTATTTTCCATGGCTACTTTTGGATCAGGAAAAGTATTTGTTCTTACGGCTATGTCCTATGACCGCTACGTTGCCATTTGCAATCCCCTACACTATGAAGTTACTATGAGTAGTGTAACCTGTATGCTGATGTTGGGTGTTTCCTGGGGCACTGGGTTATTCTTTGGAACCATGTACACAATTGGCATATTTTCCATGCCTTTCTGTGGCTCTAATGTAATCCCACAGATTTTCTGTAATGTTCCCTTCCTTCTAAGGATTTCCTGCTCTGAATCACACATAGTAATTTATATAAGTCTTGGAATTGGTGTGTTTCTAGGCATGTCTTGCTTCCTCTGTGTCATGGTCTcttacttttacattttctctACTGTGCTGAAGATTCCTACCACTAAAGGTCGGTCCAAAGCATTTGCCACATGTATCCCCCACCTCACTGTCTtcagtattttcattgctattgcttattttgtttatctgaagCCACCCTCAAATACAGCATCAATAATAGATAGATTGTTTTCTGTGTTGTACACTGTGCTACTTCCAGCACTCAATCCTGTGATCTATAGCTTAAGGAACACTAATGTTGATAGCGCTCtaaagagcat ATTCATTGATGTGATGATCTGCCATAACTGCAGTCTTGGTAATCTGTAA